CCCTCTCCCGCAGATATCACTATCTGTTTCTCCGGCACGTTGGTCACATCCCCTGCGGCGAAGAGCCCCGGCACGTCGGTCTCGTTACGACAGTTGACCACTATCTCACCCTGCTCGTTCAGTTTCGTTATGCCCTTGACCAGTTCCGAGTTCGGGTTCAATCCAATTTCGACGAATATGCCGCTGAGATCGAGCTTCTTCTTCTCCCCGGTCTTCAAGTCCCTTATCTCGATGCCGTTGACCAGCTTATCACCCGATATAGACAATACCTCGTATTCCAGAAATTCAGTCAAGTTCTTGGCAGACCGCACCCTGTCGATCAATATCTGATCGCCGGTGAACGGCGTGACCGATATTACATAAACATGCTCGGCGATTTTCACCATATCGTCGATAGCCTCCAGCGCCGCGTTGCCGCCCCCGATGACCGCCACCTTCTGCCCGGAGAAAACAGGGCCGTCGCACACCGAGCAATAGGTGACCCCCTTCCCCTTGAACTGCTCCTCCCCGGGGACGCCGAGCTGGCGCGGCCTCTTGCCAGAGGCGACGATGACAGCCTTGCCCTGGAACTTCTCGCCGCCGTCAACGACAACCTCGAAACCGCCGTCGATACGCGCAAGCGACGCTACCTGCATGCCTATCCTTTGCTCGAGCGGGAACTGCTTGACCTGCTGTTCGAACTTGTCCATCAACTCGAACCCCTCGATATACTGATAGCCCATGTAGTTCTCAATGCGACCCGTCCACATGGGCTGGCCGCCTATATCCTTGCTTATCAGCACTGCGTCCAGCCGCTTACGCGCCGCGTACACCGCCGCGGTCATGCCCGCGGGCCCGCCGCCTATTATTAACAACTCATGCATAGTTTCACCGATAATTATTTCGATTTGATTACGCGATGCCCAGCTTCTCTTTCAATGCCGGCTCGTTGAAGCCAACCACTATCTCACCGTCGATGAAAATGGTAGGCACCGCGGTCTGTGAAGACTTCTTGACCATCTCATCGCGCGCGGCGTGATCCTGCGCCACATTGAAATCCTGATAGGCGATCTTGTTGGCGTCAAGCCACTGCTTGGCCTTCTTGCACCAGGGACACGTGGGGGTTGAATAGACCTTTACCTCTTTAGCCATTATAGCCTCCTTACATACAGCAGTTTTCTGGTAAAATTCAAGCTTACGGGAGTAAGTCTATAATGTGTCGCCGACCATGTATGCGACTTTTGTCTCACCGCCACCGCATATTTAATGTCGATAATTAATGCGGCCTGTGACGGTCGGGATGAAACGGGTCAGGTAGCGGATATGATAACCGAGGTGCGAAATGTTGTCAACCGTTTTGGACAAACCTTCAATAACTGTCGACCATCGATTCAATCGTGCAGGGGCAATTCATGAATTGCCCCTACGGAGATTATGATCGTGTTATAATAAAATCCATATAGTTACCCTTTTCAATAATTCTCATATATCCCGGCGCGGTGAATCCTTCCATACAATGTTGATCATGGAAGGACACGCCGAGCTAAAATTTCGCAGCGTTTGGACAACATCGATGGAAAGAAAAATTATATTAGTTAAAAAAACGGCTAAGATTGCTTTATTACTATTTGGGCTGTTTCCATTCATTTGTGCCGCATGCTTCTCCATAATGCTTGAGCCTGGTGAGATAAGCACGGCCTTATTCTTTACAATACTGATCATATTAGCAGCTATTTCAGTTTTTGGAGCACCTATTCTCTACTTTATTCACGTTTGTAGGAATAAGTACATCGCTAAGGATGGGAAATACCTCTGGATAGCGTTATTTTTCTTTGGAAACTTCTTCGTCTTTCCCTTCTACTGGTATTTGCATGTCTGGCGGGTGCCTAAGAAAGACGGTCTGGCGGGTAACGCCCACTAATGATGATTCATGGGTAGTGCGAATCAATCCCTACGCGGTAAAAAAGGCGGGCGAGATGACCTCGCCCCTACTCAGGATTTGAAGATGCATCCGGCACCGACGCCACTCTATAATGTCCCGGGCGTTCTTTTTTGAAGAAGCGCTTGTTGTGATAGATTGTCGAATATATCAACCCGCGGATGTGTTCGCGGTCTTTTGAGATACCCGCCTCCAGTAGTATCTGCGTGGCGTTGGCCGCCACCAGCACGCCGTCGTTCATGGCCGCGATCTCGAACAGGGCGTTGCGCACGGATTTCTTCCTCAGACTCTCCGGGTCGATTGATTTGCCGAATCCGCTGATGCCGCGGATGCGCTTATCGTAATCCAGCGACCGCTCAAGCGCCTTCCTGTAATCTGTCCAGCGCGCCAACTCCTCCTCGGCGCGCTTCTGCTGATCGATGGCATTGCGGAGGCGCGCCATCGTCTCCTCCTCCCAAGTGCTGGTGCTGGCAATCCTGCGCTGCTCCCGCTCTTTCTTGAAACGGGAAAGCGTCTCCTCCTCCCACCTGACCTGCTGCTCCCCCAACTCCCTCAGCCGGGCCAGGGTCTCCGCCTCGGCCTTGAGCTGCTGCTCTCTTAGTTGCTGTATACGTTCGGCCTTCTCTTTATCCTTATCTTTTGTTTCCGACATCTGTTGCCCCCTGCTGTTCCCAATACCTCATTCATCGTGTAGGGGCAATTCATGAATTGCCCCTACGGTACATTCATCATGGGCGAACACACAGGTTCGCCCCTACGGATCGGTGGGTTCGAAAACCCACCCTACATATTATTAATGTTCCCCAGAGAACTGTCATTTTATTGCTATCTTTTCTACTGTTTTTTGAAATGTATCTTATGTTAGGCTAATAGCATCTTAACTCGAAACTATCCGACTGACCTTTAATATTTTAACATACAGGCTCGTTTTTACAACTGTTTCACCAGTGTTACAATAATGACTTAATCGAGAATA
This sequence is a window from Dehalococcoidia bacterium. Protein-coding genes within it:
- a CDS encoding FAD-dependent oxidoreductase, which translates into the protein MHELLIIGGGPAGMTAAVYAARKRLDAVLISKDIGGQPMWTGRIENYMGYQYIEGFELMDKFEQQVKQFPLEQRIGMQVASLARIDGGFEVVVDGGEKFQGKAVIVASGKRPRQLGVPGEEQFKGKGVTYCSVCDGPVFSGQKVAVIGGGNAALEAIDDMVKIAEHVYVISVTPFTGDQILIDRVRSAKNLTEFLEYEVLSISGDKLVNGIEIRDLKTGEKKKLDLSGIFVEIGLNPNSELVKGITKLNEQGEIVVNCRNETDVPGLFAAGDVTNVPEKQIVISAGEGAKAALQAHKYLQRL
- a CDS encoding glutaredoxin family protein — translated: MAKEVKVYSTPTCPWCKKAKQWLDANKIAYQDFNVAQDHAARDEMVKKSSQTAVPTIFIDGEIVVGFNEPALKEKLGIA